One Rhodoluna sp. KAS3 DNA window includes the following coding sequences:
- the pgsA gene encoding CDP-diacylglycerol--glycerol-3-phosphate 3-phosphatidyltransferase: protein MIEKNAKSIFNLPNIITMARILAVPFFIWSLMAVADPASSMRWVSTGIFILIMASDGIDGAIARKRGLVTNLGKLLDPIADKALLGGALITLSVLNEVSWWVTIVILTRELGITAYRFVVIKKRVVPASAGGKLKTIFQGTMVGFVVSPFQGYFGEWYDWLENSLVAIAVALTVWTGLQYLIAASRVKR from the coding sequence ATGATTGAAAAAAACGCCAAATCGATTTTTAACCTGCCAAACATCATCACGATGGCTCGCATCCTGGCGGTTCCGTTCTTCATCTGGTCACTGATGGCCGTTGCTGATCCGGCCAGCTCAATGCGCTGGGTCTCCACGGGTATTTTCATCCTGATTATGGCCAGTGACGGTATCGATGGCGCGATTGCTCGAAAGCGCGGACTGGTCACCAACCTGGGCAAACTGCTGGATCCAATCGCAGATAAAGCCCTGCTCGGGGGAGCGCTGATTACCCTTTCGGTGCTCAACGAAGTCTCGTGGTGGGTGACCATCGTGATTTTGACTCGTGAACTCGGCATCACCGCCTATCGATTTGTAGTGATCAAAAAGCGCGTGGTTCCAGCTTCGGCCGGCGGCAAGCTTAAGACGATCTTCCAGGGCACCATGGTTGGTTTTGTGGTTTCACCATTTCAGGGTTACTTCGGCGAATGGTATGACTGGCTTGAAAACTCATTGGTTGCAATAGCCGTTGCACTAACTGTTTGGACTGGCCTCCAGTACCTAATCGCAGCCTCCAGAGTCAAGCGGTAA
- a CDS encoding CinA family protein yields MNHVAALELIEALRDRGFKLALAESITGGALAAELVSVPGASKVLAGSVVAYDTKLKRDLLAVPASLLEQHGAVHPDVAVAMAEGAQHLMSKAIDELPSNVVGLATTGVAGPDQQDGVSVGTAFIAVTGLGAPESTVFEHRFLGDRNEIRSQCVAASIEHLLDLLRQ; encoded by the coding sequence ATGAACCACGTTGCAGCGCTCGAGCTGATCGAGGCTCTTCGCGACCGGGGGTTCAAACTGGCGCTAGCAGAATCCATCACCGGCGGTGCCCTCGCAGCCGAGTTGGTTTCGGTGCCCGGTGCCTCAAAAGTGCTGGCCGGTTCTGTGGTGGCCTACGACACCAAGCTAAAACGTGACCTGCTGGCGGTCCCTGCCAGCCTCCTCGAGCAACACGGCGCAGTTCACCCCGATGTTGCGGTGGCCATGGCCGAGGGGGCTCAACACCTAATGAGCAAGGCCATCGATGAGTTGCCGAGCAATGTGGTTGGGCTCGCTACCACCGGCGTTGCCGGGCCAGATCAACAGGATGGCGTATCCGTCGGCACCGCATTCATCGCGGTAACCGGGCTCGGAGCTCCGGAATCGACAGTTTTTGAACATCGATTCCTTGGAGATCGCAATGAGATTCGCAGTCAATGCGTAGCAGCCTCAATCGAGCACCTGCTGGATCTGCTTCGTCAATAG